The genome window TTTATTGTATGGTGTGTCTTTAATTCAATGCTATATACTGTCTTTGAAAAAAGTGGAGTTATTTAAACGCAGCAATCTTTTCTTTAATTAATAATAAAATACTTTTATTTTTAAGCTTAAATTTTATAAAAAATGGTAATCTATTTCTTACATAAACTTTTAGATAGGTAATATTAATTTGCATATTTATTTATTATCTTTGCATAAGTCCCATCTTTTTGCATATCTTTTAAGGTGGCATTTAATTTTTCAATTACTTTATCATCTGTTTCTTTATTAAATGCGGCATATAATATTGAAGTCTTTAAAGTGAAAACAGGCACAACATTTATAATTTTATTCTTTTTAAAAAACCAATTTCCTAATTGTTTTCCTGAAGCCCACAAATCAATTCGACCAGCTTGAAGCTTTTTTTCGTTATTAATATCTAAATTAGTATCTTCTACTTTTAAGTAACTAAAACTATGTAGATAATTTGATGTAGCATCACCTTTATATGCTCCAATGACATAGTTTTTAGCATCTTCAAGGGCTTTTATTTTTATATATGGCATTTTTGTATGAGGATTTGCTAATGAAAATAACACCCAATCATTTTCACCAATTGGACCAACCCATTTAAACTGCTTCTCTCGTTCTTCTGTTCTTGAAGCGGCAAAAACAACGGCATTTTTTTTTGTTAAAGCATTATTATACGCCCTTGCCCATGGAAGAAGTTCCATTTTATAATTTACTTTTGCTCGTTTAAATATTTCTTTCATTATGTCGGTAGCGCTTCCTACAATTTCATTTTCATTGTCACCATTGGTATCATCTTTAGGCATATTATAAGGAGCATAGTCTTCGGTATATAAATTAAAAAAATTATCTTGAGCAAATGTATTCTGTTTTAGAAAGCAGAATAAAAAAATTAAGAAAAATGTAGGCATTTTTATTTTTAGCATGTAGTAATTCTCCATCTATTGAGAATACTATAACACTAATTTAATAAAATTGGTTTCTCAATTTAATTAAGGTTTGAAGATGTCAAATTGTTTGATATTTTCATTCTTTGTAAAAACTCTTCTATTTTCATTAGAGTTATGAAAAATTAAGTAATTTGGGTTAGAGAACCAATCTGGGCCAACTAGCAATTGTACTTTTTGAAATACGATACTTAAATAAACATGGATATGTCCTAAAACTAAAGTGTTTATTTCAGTTTTATTGTTTTCTTTGTAGCTTTTAAAGTAATCTTCTAGGCAATTTTTCAGAAAAGGAGCTGTTAGCGCGTTATATGTTTCACCTTTGTTTCTACTTCTTTTTGCGTAATTTGTACAAATAAAATGCATTAAAAATCCGGGTACAAAAAGA of Pigmentibacter sp. JX0631 contains these proteins:
- a CDS encoding transporter substrate-binding domain-containing protein; the protein is MLKIKMPTFFLIFLFCFLKQNTFAQDNFFNLYTEDYAPYNMPKDDTNGDNENEIVGSATDIMKEIFKRAKVNYKMELLPWARAYNNALTKKNAVVFAASRTEEREKQFKWVGPIGENDWVLFSLANPHTKMPYIKIKALEDAKNYVIGAYKGDATSNYLHSFSYLKVEDTNLDINNEKKLQAGRIDLWASGKQLGNWFFKKNKIINVVPVFTLKTSILYAAFNKETDDKVIEKLNATLKDMQKDGTYAKIINKYAN